gatcaAATACAAAGATAATTCTTTCAGAATAAATTTGAATTCCTTTCGTTCTCTTGGAAAAAAATGATTTCATTTCTGAAACTTATTTTGGTGGTTTTGTTGTTGTGAGATTGAAAGTGTGCTGTTACTTTGCTTGTTCTATAGTTGGTGCAACTATTCTTAGGCACTTTCTACAGTGTGCTCTCACAAGTCTTTGTGGTAGTTGATTAACGGGGTAGTTTAGACAGTTGTCCTTCATAATCTTGGTTGTTTCTGTGGCACTGCTTTTACAACTTGTTTCAAAGCAGGCTTGGAGTACCTTCACTTGTTCCCGGAGAAATTTACCTGGTTGTTTACAGCATGTTGGAGGATGTTTATAATTGTACTTGGATGTCATGCATCCAACTAGGCTCTTGTTTTGTTGTCTAGGGTGGCACTGAGGAGTCTTTTTAGAggattttttaaaaatacatTTCCTTTATAGTGTATAGTGCTGTACTGGGACTTGCTTCAATTGCTAAATGCATATCCAAGAATTTGGACAGGTTGAGAGGTCTCTCCCTTCGGTAAAGTTAAATTTGATGCAGCTCTCCAAGAAGTttgaaaaaattcagaaaactaatTGTGGGAGAAGGCTGACAGACTGGTATGGGATAAATGCAGATCAATGAATCATTATAAGTACCAACATTACATACCATCCTGAGTTTTGATTTGTTATTGTTTCTTGAATATGTCATGGTTAACAATTTTTTTACaattaataaattttacatGTTACATGCATGGCAGATGATTGTATCTaatattatttacttcttatagTGAATCATGTTTATTAATGTATGTTTATAGGGATTAGTTCAAAAGGTAGTGCGTTGCAGTATATCATGATAACTAGGCATATTTATTTGATGGAAGATATTTGAAGTAATCACCCCACTTTACTTTGATGTGTGTAGTTCTCTGTGCGTGGAGAGATAAGCCGAGAGCTCGGATGCCAAAAAGGAGGCATAGTTGCCCACATACAGATTGTAGGGTGGGGATATTGTGTAAGAACCTTTCGTCTTCGAGATGGATGGCACCGATCCGAGCATGCGAGCATTTTTAAATAACCCCCTCTGAGgtttcaaaattaaaaacaaagaagaaccTTATGTAAGATCTCTCCTGAGTAATATTATACTTGCTGTTTTGGTATGTTCTGCTCCCTACTAGACACGATGGACTCTGCATTCTCCGACACGTCTCGATTTATGCCCTTCTCTGATTAATTGTTACGACCGATGCATGGCCGAGAATATTGCTTGCCGAATAACCTTGTGCATAGCATGTGTTATTTAATAGTATTTACCTTCCATACAAGCTTATCTATAATTATGCATATATCAATCTTAGACCAGTATCAGCCCTTAGGGAACTTGGCGAAGGAAGTGAAATAAAGCGACCAATATCGCCTACTtggttttaatcaacttaaaaaAGCTCCTAGGAAAATGTGACAACCTAATTAAAAGATTTAGATTGATCCATCCCAATATCATAATCATATTGACCAAAGGGATAAAAAATGATTAATTGTACTGGTGTGCTCGATATTTTTTTTCGCACGTTGATTGAGATAAAAACAAGGCATACAAATTTGAGAAATAACACATTCAATCATCATTTCTCCTTTCTCAAGAGTGCATCTGCAGCAAGGCATTCCTTGACTTCAATCCGGTCCGATTCCAACCTGATATGACCTATTACCTCCTCTAGGCTAAACCAATTGTCCAAATCCCAACCAAACCCGATCCTCTCATTTCACCTGCCGATCTAATCCCAGCCATGGACTATTCACATCAGTGAAGTATCTAATTTAGCCTGTGTGTCAAGTATGACCTGCTGCTTGACCTCAGCCTTCTGGACAGCATAAAAAGACCACAAGAAAACAGCAGcaatctccaaaagtcaccccCTCCCGTCTACACGGTCACCCAATTCTTGTCTCTCTCCCACCAACTCCAGAGTTCAAAATTTTAGCACCGCCACCAACTCTAGGAGCACAGCATGTAACATTATTTTTATCTTTCACATATCAAATCCAAGTACTAAaagataccaaaaaaaaagatgttCCCTATCACGAGCACAGCACGTGCCACCCCATCCCCGGGCCGGGCAGCCCACCAACCGCGGGCAGCCCACCAACCGGGAAAGCTCCCCCAACAAAATTATACCGCTGCTGCTGCCGCCACGCTCCTCTAGAGAGTGGAAAGTagaaagttaaaaaccaacacATCCCCTGCAACCCACCAAATCTTATATccgcccccttctctctcctcttctcatCACTTTCTCTCCGATTCCAAAAACAAATCCGGAGAGAGAGCTACGAGGAAAgttgagagagaggagagggaattTCCAAGAAAGGGACTCCAATCGCCGGACTGTTGGGATCCATGGACAAATCTCCCGACGGCCGGGGCCGGCGGAGGAGCGGTGGCGGAGGAAAGACGAACCTCGCATCCTGCGTGGTGGCCACGGTGTTCCTAATCCTCGTAGCGGCGGCGCTGGTGGCGGTCTTTCTCGTCTTCTTCCGGCCACGGGACCCCAAGATCCAGGTGGACTCCGTCCAGTTCCCGGGCTTCTCCGCCGCCAACGGGACCGTCAGCTTCACCTTCGCCCAGCACGCCGCGGTGCGCAACCCCAACCGCGCCGCCTTCTCGCACTACGACAGCACGCTCCAGCTCGTCTACGCCGGCAACCAGGTGGGCTTCATGTTCATCCCCGCCGGCCAGATCGACGGCGGCCGCACCCAGCACATGGCTGCCAGCTTCGCCGTCGATTCCTTCCCCCTCGCGGTGCCGCCGACGGGGGGCAGCATGGAGGTGGATTCCCGGATGCGGGTCAAGGGGAGGGTCAGGGTCTTGCAGTTCTTCACGCACCACGTGGAGGCCACCGCTGGCTGCCGCGTCGTGGTCTCCGCCGGCGACGGCTCCGTCCTAGGTTTCCGGTGCTGATATCATCCTATCGGATTTGGATCCGATTAGATCGGGAAGGAAATTGTAAAGGAAAAGGGCaaaaaatgaaggaaaaaaaaaaggatagattTTTGTAGCTCTATGGGTGTGCTGTAGAATAGATATTTTTTTCCCCCTTGCTAATTTGACGGCTtttattgcttttgtttttcgTTCTTTATTTTGAAGTGCTTTTGCTTTCGGCACCGCTACGTGATTTCTTGTGCTTTGTTTGGTTAATCTTTTCTTTATGTTTAAAAGAAGATGGACTCTGCTTTTCTTTATTGATGATGCCTTCAATTGGGGGACGACGGCAAATGCTTTAAAAGTAGTGCACTTTATAAAGAGATGAGAATCCTGTCCTTGTTGATGGGTTGGTGAAAATGTGATGGGATTACTAAGCACTTTATTCTTATTAGAGTCCATAATTAGCAGAACTCCATTGGATTAAATTTGGCCTTTTCCTCGTTCAAACTGAAGCAAAACAAAACGATCACAAAGAACTGGAGCATTAGAACTTTCAAAACTCAGTTGCAGGATGTTCTCCTATTTAGAGTGCATGGTAAATTTTGCTGGGCCAGAGAAGAATCTTGGTGTTATTGAAGACCAGCCCCCAAAACTCGATAATATATCCAATAAAAGCTTGAATTTGAACTCAAAAGCTTCTGATACGAACTCCTGGAGATTTTTCTAGCTTCGCAAGCTGGCTTATTCGAACCGGTCGTATTCCTTTTGGAGACCATTGTTGTATTCCGGTGAGGTAGATCATTGTTGATTGAAGTGCAAGATAATAATGAGTGGGAAATGCTTTGGTGCTTGTGAGTCCATGTAAAAGCCTAATACTGGCTCGGTATCAACCATACCTATATAGGACATTAATTTAAAGGAGTTGCACGCTTGCACTAATTCTCCCCTGTCGCATGACAGAAAAGCTTTCGTATGCATGGGATGCATGgcattttttgatttttcataaAGGATAGGCTTGAAGAGTGTTTTCTTCTCATAAAAAAACTCTTTGAAGAgtgtaattttgaattttgaattgaaaCAACAGTTGCATGTCGGAAAGCTCTCAATAAGCACCGCATTGATTGGGTCCCATAAACTAGTTAAAGAGAAAAAAACGCTATTTCAGGAGGCGTACCTTTTGCaccaaagaaggattcaccttccttcgccATGGGATCATCAGCtgcatgctttgagatctaaaatAATTAGCAGGCTCGGGCCCGAAAAGTAGGCCCAGAGGCCGGGCCGGATCCAGATCTAAAATAATTAAGACGTACCTTAGGCTGAGCCCGGCCGGAACTCAGCCTAGCCTACCCATTTGAGCAAGCGTGCTTACGAATCCATATATCATCCTGCAGTCCATCTGAAGATCCATACAATCCACTGCTTTGAGATATGGGGCCCCACCTGCAATCCAGTTCTCGCTTTGTTAAATTTTTGGAGAGGGCAGCCAGGCAGCACATTGGTGGTGAACTTCTTGGATTAATGGAGATTTTGTTTTGAGTAGGGGGTTAGCTTCTctgctttctttttccttgtggGCGACGTTGCAAGTTGTACTCGTGCAAAAACACGAGGTTTGCATTGctgttacccaaaaaaaaaaaatgctgggtTCAAGTCCCGGTCTCATTGATTTCATTCAGATTTCTTCCCATCCTAATtctttaagaaaaaaagaaaaaaaaaagaagagaaaaggatgCAGAGACTCACTTGCAAACGTCTAATTATATTTGATATAATTAAATTCAGTCGTGACATCTCCATACTGTATATGTCCGTGTGGCTCCTCAGCTCAATTCCTTTTTTTAAAGGTAAAGACACTTAGGGAGTTGTTACCTATCCAGACACTGTCGCGCAATACACCATGCAAAATACATCTGAATGGTATCAGGCACCAGAGACAGTAGCAAGTTCAAATTCTTGTTCCATGATGACTGGAAATATTAGACCTCCTTGGCTTGTTTGTTTATTCATTCCTTGTGATGTGCATCCTTGAACTTTGACTCCATTTAAAACAACATGAAGAAACCCTATGCATGTCTAATTTTATATCTCTCAGACTGCATCTGTTGACCATCATATCTTCGACAGTCTATGCTTAATACCAGTATCACACAAGTGTAAATGAACGTAGCTTAGACTATTAGATTGACAGCATTAAATTCTCTCATTTGATAAAGACATGATTAACAGAATCgttaattcatcttttctttttttgtttgaattcTGTGCGATACAGCAATAGTCATTTAGTTGTGCATGAGTGTGTATAGTTGGGCCAATGCATTAAGCCCAGTATGGATAGTCATGTTGCGGCCCGTTTAAGTGTCCACCTATCGGTTGGGGGATGGCGTCGCCCTATAAAGCCCAAATTAGAATCGTGGCCTTCGCCCAGGGACCCAGGAACGGACGGGTGGTGATCTGACGCCATCCGCTCGTCCTCTTGATTGCCATCACGAAGGACTCGCTCGCACGTTCCGCGTCAAACGCCAACAAAGCCGGCCAACCAAGACCTGCCTCACACGTGTCTCGTTCTGCTTTGCAACCTGGGAGTACACGTGTAGTCTTGGATGTGGTGTTCCAGTACGTATAAATACCCCCCGAGCCCTCTTCACCTTTCCCTCGGTACTCCATCAAGAAATTGAAGTcccgaagaagaaaaagagagagagggaggagaaatGGCGGACAAGTCGGATATGAGGTACAAAGCTGGACAGGCTACAGGTCACGCTCAGGTGAGTCACATTGATCTGTTGCTcccaaattcatcaaatagtagTTTTTcttcttgccttttttttttccttgtgaAATGTAGTGAGGATGGCACCAACAGAGTttttaaaactagatcttttccAAAGTAACGGGGGAACAGCTGAGCTAATATTAATCGGCAAGCAATAGACGAATCCATCTTCCTGCACGTCATGTAGAAATTAGTACGCAAATTAAAGCTATATAACTCTTCCATTCTACACGAAATCGCACGTAAGAGACGTGACGTATGTAGACGAACGGCAGTAACGTATGGGCCGTTCTATATATTGGCAAAGTAGGAGCTTGGACCTATTTATCTAAATATCGAAGTTTTTAGATAAGATCCCAATATGGTATCAGTTTTTTTTGTCTATCGAAACCTCCATGCTTCTACTTACTGATCCAAGtgtgaaaaaataataatcctAAGTCAGATAGGTAGGTTAAGAACTCTTATTGTGTCTATATACTTTTGGGCTCATTTATCTAAATACTTGGATTTTCAGATAGGATCTTAATGAAGTAATGATATTTGTTCGAATCTAATCTATCCTTCTGTCTGCATTTTTGGCTGTGCATATTTTGTTTGTCGCGAGAAGGTCAAGAAGGACGAGATGGCGGATAGTGCGCATAATGCAGCTCAGCAAGCAGGTGGTTATGTGCAGCATGCTGGAGATCAGATGAAGAACATGGCTCAAGGGGCAGCGGATGCCGTGAAGAATGCCGTGGGGATGGAAGGCAGCACCACTACTACTACTACCAAGCGTTAGATAGAGTCTCCGTTTGCAGCCTTCTGTTTCCCTAGGCTGTCTTTTGTTGCAGATGAAGTGAGGGAAAGGA
This is a stretch of genomic DNA from Phoenix dactylifera cultivar Barhee BC4 chromosome 9, palm_55x_up_171113_PBpolish2nd_filt_p, whole genome shotgun sequence. It encodes these proteins:
- the LOC103719467 gene encoding uncharacterized protein LOC103719467 — its product is MDKSPDGRGRRRSGGGGKTNLASCVVATVFLILVAAALVAVFLVFFRPRDPKIQVDSVQFPGFSAANGTVSFTFAQHAAVRNPNRAAFSHYDSTLQLVYAGNQVGFMFIPAGQIDGGRTQHMAASFAVDSFPLAVPPTGGSMEVDSRMRVKGRVRVLQFFTHHVEATAGCRVVVSAGDGSVLGFRC
- the LOC103719391 gene encoding late embryogenesis abundant protein 1-like, coding for MADKSDMRYKAGQATGHAQVKKDEMADSAHNAAQQAGGYVQHAGDQMKNMAQGAADAVKNAVGMEGSTTTTTTKR